From the Dendropsophus ebraccatus isolate aDenEbr1 unplaced genomic scaffold, aDenEbr1.pat pat_scaffold_1792_ctg1, whole genome shotgun sequence genome, one window contains:
- the LOC138775581 gene encoding uncharacterized protein FLJ45252-like, translating to MGNDGIFKSPGPSICPLSSELELKPECSSKGPSSCSSFHSSEGEGTDHEPDLLDCSGSRPLLMESDEEEGSKKVKDMVFPNSDDLLSNQSTPVYTPSERMAQMPSGGFSTEVDVFATAPFMSSKISKDDSDVFTNAPFLAKSCTTLNQLEEPDVFLRAPFTRKISIEDPHSVKGVEVTSVGNSTFRNTDLKVGGGSSMKTSYTTGNLYSHSSKGIEIAETSLYLNALKEPHSAENHRIPAHETSQETVFGTVVTKPFRPQSLSKYSRHYSPQEGQAVDAQPIAAYKVVSHSAKASVAGSVPITPVTYRTSEVASADPFGLAPFPAKAGRQNP from the coding sequence ATGGGAAATGATGGGATTTTTAAAAGTCCTGGTCCTTCAATATGTCCATTATCATCTGAATTAGAATTAAAGCCTGAATGTTCATCAAAGGGCCCATCTAGTTGCAGCTCCTTTCATAGTAGTGAAGGTGAAGGCACTGACCATGAGCCAGACCTATTGGACTGCAGTGGTTCCAGACCTCTCTTAATGGAGTCAGATGAAGAAGAGGGTTCAAAAAAAGTCAAAGATATGGTATTTCCTAATTCTGACGATCTCCTTTCCAACCAAAGCACACCTGTATATACTCCATCAGAAAGGATGGCCCAAATGCCGTCGGGAGGCTTCAGTACAGAAGTAGATGTCTTTGCCACCGCGCCATTCATGAGTTCAAAAATTTCTAAGGATGATTCTGACGTATTCACTAATGCTCCATTTTTGGCCAAGTCCTGTACGACGTTAAACCAGCTAGAGGAACCTGACGTGTTCCTTAGAGCACCTTTTACAAGAAAGATTAGTATTGAAGACCCTCATTCTGTAAAAGGAGTTGAAGTGACGTCAGTCGGCAATTCTACATTccgaaacactgacttgaaggttGGAGGAGGCAGTTCTATGAAGACTTCATACACCACTGGAAACCTTTATTCACATTCCAGCAAAGGCATTGAAATAGCTGAAACCTCTCTGTATCTAAACGCTTTGAAGGAGCCACACAGTGCTGAAAACCATAGGATCCCTGCTCACGAGACATCCCAAGAGACTGTGTTTGGGACTGTGGTAACCAAACCATTCCGCCCTCAGTCCTTGTCTAAGTATTCCCGGCACTATAGCCCTCAAGAAGGGCAGGCTGTGGATGCACAGCCCATTGCTGCTTACAAAGTAGTGTCTCATTCTGCAAAGGCCTCAGTAGCTGGATCTGTTCCCATCACCCCAGTGACTTATAGAACTTCAGAGGTTGCAAGTGCGGATCCATTTGGCTTGGCTCCATTTCCTGCCAAAGCTGGAAGACAAAACCCATAG